A window from Mya arenaria isolate MELC-2E11 chromosome 9, ASM2691426v1 encodes these proteins:
- the LOC128203756 gene encoding uncharacterized protein LOC128203756: MSDQSKHIPVIDFAQCGLQVLEEGLQTGDVSLVGQLLKEAFSTVGFCYLKNHGIDQQLVDKYMAVSRNFFEQSVEDKMKHATKVDSYYGWIAVEREKLNPERPGDLKEAFNFNPADDSDDWSDVEFQQTSMDMFQRCTELSQRICDALSVGIGLRRSFLRDAHKFAGKKGSATTLRSLYYPPIPEGSPLKPGQIRAGEHSDYGSISLVFQDDIGGLEANIHGTGYVPASPISGTVLVNIGDLLQRWTSDKLLATKHRVVVPENEIGGKKCRQSIVFFFYPDYDYLIKCVDGSDKYDPITGLDYLKYRYSITF; encoded by the coding sequence ATGAGCGACCAGTCAAAGCATATTCCTGTGATAGACTTTGCACAATGTGGTCTTCAAGTGCTTGAAGAGGGTCTTCAGACTGGTGATGTGTCACTAGTTGGACAATTGTTGAAAGAAGCGTTCAGCACCGTTGGGTTTTGCTACCTGAAGAACCATGGTATTGACCAACAGTTAGTCGACAAATATATGGCTGTTTCAAGAAATTTCTTTGAGCAATCGGTTGAAGATAAAATGAAACACGCTACGAAGGTTGACAGCTATTACGGATGGATTGCTGTTGAACGGGAGAAGTTAAACCCAGAACGACCTGGTGATTTAAAGGAGGCCTTCAACTTTAATCCCGCTGACGACTCCGACGATTGGTCGGATGTAGAATTTCAGCAGACGAGTATGGACATGTTCCAAAGATGCACCGAGCTGTCACAACGTATATGCGATGCTTTGTCCGTTGGCATAGGCCTTCGACGGAGCTTTCTTCGTGATGCTCATAAGTTTGCCGGCAAAAAAGGAAGTGCGACGACACTACGAAGTTTGTACTACCCGCCGATTCCCGAAGGATCACCATTAAAGCCTGGTCAAATTCGAGCTGGTGAGCACTCAGACTATGGCTCAATTTCGCTAGTTTTCCAAGACGATATAGGAGGTCTTGAGGCTAACATTCATGGGACTGGCTACGTACCCGCAAGTCCGATCTCCGGAACAGTATTGGTCAATATCGGCGATTTACTTCAGAGATGGACGTCGGATAAACTGTTGGCTACGAAACACAGGGTTGTTGTACCTGAAAATGAAATTGGAGGAAAAAAGTGCCGTCAGTCTATCGTTTTCTTTTTCTACCCCGACTACGATTATTTGATTAAATGTGTGGATGGCTCAGATAAATACGACCCCATAACAGGCCTTGATTATCTTAAGTATCGTTACAGCATTACCTTCTGA